In Silene latifolia isolate original U9 population chromosome 6, ASM4854445v1, whole genome shotgun sequence, the genomic window GGAGCTCAAGGTCAGGGTGGCGGACTTGACAGCGGCGCTGCAGCACGGGGTGGACGAGTCATACAACCTGACAGTCCCCACAGCAGGGCCCGCCATACTGGAGGCGAGGACGCCGTGGGGGGCTATGAGGGGGTTGGAGACATTTTCGCAGCTTGTTTGGTGCGAGTCACTGCACGCACCCTGTCGCGTGGCGGTTGGGGTGGAGATATGGGATGAGCCGTTGTTTGGGCATAGGGGTTTGCTGTTGGATACTTCAAGGAATTATTATGGTGTTGAGGATATACTTAGGACTATTAAAGCTATGAGTGCTAATAAGCTTAATGTCTTTCATTGGCATATTACTGATTCTCATTCTTTTCCCTTGTTGTTGCCTTCTGACCCCGAGTTGGCCATTCGGGGATCTTATGGCCCGTTTATGCAGTACACTCCCGCCGATGTTGCTCGTATTGTGGAGTTTGGGTTTGATCATGGTGTCAGGGTTGTTCCTGAGATTGATGCTCCTGGTAATTCTTACATTTTGTACTTGTCAAGATATTCGACATAACACAAGACTCTTATTGGTGATTAATTTTCAACTTTAGTGTTCTTAAGCCTTCGTGTTATAAAATAAAATACTCGCAAGAGATAAAGATTATTGGTGAGACTTAGTGGTACAAAATGTACAATATCATCTTCCGATTGAAATATAACAGGAATGTTAAAATGTTTGCAGCGCATACGGGATCTTGGGCAGGAGCACATCCAGACATAGTGACTTGTGCTGACAAGTTTTGGCGGCCAGCGGGATCAGACTGGAAAGACAGGTTTGCTTCTGAACCAGGAAGCGGACAGCTCAATCCACTCAACCCGAAGACATACCAAGTCTTTCGTAACGTACTTAAGGATGTCATCTCCCTCTTTCCCGACCCTTTCTATCACAGTGGTGGAGACGAGGTCGTTCCTAGGTGCTGGACTTCCGACCCTACCATCCAAGCATATCTATCTAAGAACAAAACCCTCTCTGACCTCCTTGAGAAATTTGTCAATACAACTCTTCCTTACATTATTTCACAGAAGAAGACCAGCATTTACTGGGAAGATGTTCTCCTAGACGCTACTATCCGGGTTCAGGACCGGTCAATTTTACCCCCGAAGCATACAATTTTACAGACATGGAACGGGGGACCCACCAACACCAAACGGATTGTATCGATGGGCTACCGTGCTATTGTTTCCTCGTCGGATTACTACTACCTGGACTGTGGCCATGGCGGGTTTGTGGGAAATGACAGCCAATATGATCAACCCCCTGGCACAGATCAGGGGAATGGGGGGTCATGGTGCGGGCCTTTCAAGACGTGGCAGCTCATATACAACTATGATATCACATATGGGCTGACCGAGAAGGAGAAGAAACTGGTATTGGGAGGTGAAGTGGCGCTGTGGTCTGAGCAGGCTGATCCAACAGTCCTGGACTCCAGGTTGTGGCCCAGAGCTTCAGCATTCGCCGAAGCTATGTGGTCTGGAAACCGAGATGAGGCAGGCAAGAAAAGGTATGGCGAGGCGACTGATAGGCTAAACCAGTGGCGGTATAGGATGGTGAGTAGGGGGGTTGGAGCTGAGCCCATTCAACCACTATGGTGTGCCAGGAATCCTGGAATGTGCAACAATGTTCAAGCTTCTTAGGAAATTCTCCATAATTGGcgggcctttttttttttttttttgcttttttatcTAAGATCAATCTTCTCGTTGCTTGATCGTCATACAGCATCTATGCTTATAGTAATAAGATCACAGTACAGGCACGATCACTGATAAGATGTTTAGCATTCGTTAAAGCGTCCAATGTCATGGTTTAAGGTGGTTTGTTGTTTACATCAGCCATATCGGCCTACTAGCCCTGTGTCGCCCAGCTATCAGTCAAATTAGCCATATAGGTCAAATTAAGCCGTATGGGCCGAATATATACCGTATCAGCCAAATATGGCCTACTTTTGTTAACCTCCGTCTATAGGAAAATATCAAACGCAAAAAGTTGAAATTCCAAGTACATGATAGCCATACGTCATGCAACAGCTGATATTGCCATGTCTAGGCAACAATTGCCATGTCCATAGTGATAAAAGTTGAAATTCCATGGACAGGGATTGCTTTGTTTAATAGACTTTCCACCcagaataattaattatgtaaataCTGAAGTAAGTGCGGattatattgataatttattcATCAGAACATTCTGTTCCCAAAAAAGCTGATTACAAATAAATTTACCTGAATAAAACATTAATctacgaattaattaatttaaatgcTGCGACATAGATGCCTATGTCCTTCTAGATTCTGCAAAATTGATTTATCCCATTACACTTCCTAATAACCTTAGATGACATGACATTAAC contains:
- the LOC141587017 gene encoding beta-hexosaminidase 2-like; protein product: MSATISWLSLLLTLFFSYFIQAQSSSSSLLSHVNVWPKPRKFVWSPPNSAVLSREFTINSNNHRHLAAAVARYQHQIRTDRHVPLLNPPETSFPPSTLLSELKVRVADLTAALQHGVDESYNLTVPTAGPAILEARTPWGAMRGLETFSQLVWCESLHAPCRVAVGVEIWDEPLFGHRGLLLDTSRNYYGVEDILRTIKAMSANKLNVFHWHITDSHSFPLLLPSDPELAIRGSYGPFMQYTPADVARIVEFGFDHGVRVVPEIDAPAHTGSWAGAHPDIVTCADKFWRPAGSDWKDRFASEPGSGQLNPLNPKTYQVFRNVLKDVISLFPDPFYHSGGDEVVPRCWTSDPTIQAYLSKNKTLSDLLEKFVNTTLPYIISQKKTSIYWEDVLLDATIRVQDRSILPPKHTILQTWNGGPTNTKRIVSMGYRAIVSSSDYYYLDCGHGGFVGNDSQYDQPPGTDQGNGGSWCGPFKTWQLIYNYDITYGLTEKEKKLVLGGEVALWSEQADPTVLDSRLWPRASAFAEAMWSGNRDEAGKKRYGEATDRLNQWRYRMVSRGVGAEPIQPLWCARNPGMCNNVQAS